The segment TTAACGGGTCAATTAATCAACCCATTCATAGAAAACGAGAAGAAGTAGATCGCCGAACCTCAACGACATTGTAGAAGAAACAGTACATCCACAACGGCGGTGGGCGGTGGGCGGTGGCATTCTCCTTCGCCGGAAGCCCGCAAGGACAGCTCACTCTGTTACTCCAGCTGGCCAACCTCAAAGCCATGGAATCTTTTTGACTCCTCCGCAATGACCCTCGCGAGACATTAAGGTTTGGTATTACTAATACATGGATATGTatgaaaaagttataattaaagTTTCTTCGaaaagagatatttttattaaatgataaagCAAAATTaggtcaaataaattaaaatggactaagtataatgttaaatttgctaacttatttttttatgtggtCTAgaagattaaataattaatatctatATTATTATAGTTGCATAATTTTAACCATATCGAGTACTAATTTAAACACTTGAAAGATTTGatgaaagacatatgaaaaggCATCAAAAATCGtccaaattaaatatttcatatttttaatttgacatACAGAAAGGAATCATAAGCCCTCTCGTGCTCGAATACAAACAATACAACGGTAATGAAATAACTATTAATTCTACAAAATCTATTCCATGTGAAACCAGCAATCCCTTTTTCACAATGTATCTTCTGTTTAATTGAAACGAGGAGGGAGTGTCCCATTGATGAAGGATGAAAACATGGTCAATGCACGGCCAGGTTGATAGCTTGGCACGAAATGTCCTGCTCCACGTACTGTCACGAATGTCAAGTTTTGGTATTCTACAGCATAACCACCAACCTGGAGATATCAAATACTTAATTACTTGTAGAGTTGAAGATCGAAATGAATGAGGACAACTTGGTTAATTACCTCTCCTTGGAAGAACCAGGGGTACCATGCCGTTTTGATTGGTGTTTTGATTTTGTCGATAGCATATCTACTTGTCGTTACAGGCAAAATATGATCTATGTCTCCACTagaaaagaagatgaaaatgtTGGTATTTTGTATAGTGATTGCGAAAGTTTTCAGTATTAATTTTATGGTGACTGATTCCAGCTTGTTAGATTCTCTTACCTGTAAATCCAAACTCTAATGCCACTTTGCATGAGCTCTTGAAAGATTGGTAGAACAGTATGTGGGGAGTCTTCCCAAGAGATGCCACTGGacaagtttaaaatgtttaagaaAGTGATCAAATTAATCGCAAGAGGGATCAGCAATTTCGATTTGAAGtgttaaaatgtttgaaaacTCACAGTATCAATTACCTGCAAGATTCCCAGGATTGGGGTATATCTCTGACATTGAGTGCCTTTTGCACTTCAGCAGTGTTTAGGTAATTAAATACGTAATCAGCTGAGCATGGATCAAATCCATCTATCTGTTATTGtacacaaaagaaaaagttatgCTACAGATCATTGCTTTTAATTTGGGCGTAGAATGCTGTTGTTCATGGTCTTTTATTTCACTTTCATCTTAATTTGAGACACTTAAATTTTGAGTTGTCCTATATAAACATGGCGAAGGAATGAGAAGTTAGCCTGTGGAACTTACAGGAAGGGAAGTATAGGCAGAGGAGTTGCAGAGCTGGGAATATGTGttataatcatataaattgGCTTGACATGAATCTGCTTCGCTTGTGAATTCATCACAAGCTTCTGAGATAGTTGTTTCTGTTGAAAAGTTGCAATTCTTTATAATTCCTTCATGGACTTCATCTGATATTAGTGCGTGTGACCAATAAAAGTCGTATGAACCACTGTTTGAAGTTTCATCGTCGAGGAGGGCATTTCCAGTCTTAAAATCATGCCACATGCAAATTAATAAGATTTAATATTGTGACTCCtacaagaaggaaaaaaatgaattgtcATTTGAACAAGATTAATCAGCTTACAGCTATTCCTTGCAAGTTAATGACAAGGTTGGGTTCTGATTTCTTGTGGGATAAGATCAGCTGAGCAAGTTGGGGAACATAGTGCCCAGCATAACTCTCCCCAACAATATAGAAATCACGGTTTTTATATTCTGGGAATCTTTCCATCCAATTGACGAGAAAAGTGAAACTGTCTCGTTTAGTCTTTTCATCTCCACTAGTATAATCTGATGATGTATTAGAATAAGAGAATCCAACACCTGCTGGTGATTCTAAAAACAGGACATTTGCCACTGCATAATCATTGTCACAAAAATGTGTTGTTATTTATggattttctgattttttttttcagtagTGATGATAGATTTTGCTATGAAGTACCATTGTTCCAGGCAAATTGATTGAGCCACAAGGTTTTCCCATCTTTATTGACGCGAAATGGTCCAAGTTCCACCATCCCTCCATTTCCGAATGAAGAGCAACCAGGTCctagaaaaaaaatgtgtaagGTCATAAGGTTAAGTTCGGAAGACAATTCTAGTAATTAGCGCAGTGTGATGTGTTTATTTACCTCCATTTAGCCACAAAACAAGAGGCTTTGTAGCAGGATCATTAGATGATTCTGCCAAGTAATAGAATAGGGCTCTACCAGAATCAGCATTAACAGTCACATATCCTGAATATTGAGCAAAATTGATCCCACTTGGTTGCCCTGGCAATGCCGAGATCTTGTCATTTTCCTTTGATCCTACCTGTGGCACTATGAATTCAGACACTGATCTCTGTTTCTCAGCAACCGCTACGCCTTGGCTAATAACATTTGTTGTTTTTGTCCTTCGAGCCTTGAGAAATTCTCGTAGAACATCTACTTCCCCTGCGTAACATTGTCGGGCACTTAGGTAGCACAAAATTAGAATTACACTTAAAACAGAAGAAATGTTCATTCTCTTCCTTCCTGATTTAATGAAACAAGAAATGGTGAGTGATAACTCAACGATAACTTTTCTTTACTATATATCCTATGCAAAATGTTGAGAAGGTCGTCAGATATATTTTCTTGTACTAAAATTGGACTAACATCTTTTGTCATTTGTGCTCTTTGGTTAAAACGCCAACTTGTTCCTTAATAAGTTGTTTCCTTACCATTACCCATCCTCCGATTTCATCACcatcaataattatttcattcacTAATCATTatacataatcatcatcattgatcaatattatatataattaaccatcatcatcatttcGCTACTAATTATCAATCACTACAATCAACAACCATAACTAATCAGTACTGTCAATCACTATGccataaaatattattcacaATCACCCTCGCTTGTCATTGACACACACAATTGCTTCCATCACTAAGtgtcatataattttttaaaaagtaacttaTGTATAGTATATCaatttagtattttataaaaaatttatctttattattttttaaacaaaaacaaattttatacattcatatattgaaaaatcaAGTAGGGTTAACTAATATGTGCATTTAGAtcaaaatatcttaattttaaccaaataaatgagaaaattgTTCCTATTTATAACTGTTCTGTTTATAGTAACGGTTCGTTAACTTTGTTTTCTTCCTCCTGTTTAGTTTTTTCAACTTTTCCCCAAAATATATCACGCGCTACTGTACATGTTTAGCGCGAACAGAATTTACGCCTCCAAATTTACTCAATTCGCCCCGTAGCGTAAATACTTCCTCGTGATATAGAAATTTTGCCATTCTGTTGTGCTtttctgatttattttttcaatttcttcatattCATTGAATGATGAAGCCGGCGCAAACAAAATTGTGCGTTTGTGTTTTTCTTCATGAGAAATTTGTGCTTGATTTTGATCAATTTTGTTGAGACAAGAGTTAGGGTTTATGGATGTTATTTTTAAGTCACAGGagtataaaatttgtttgtttagATGCTTCTTTTGCAATTGAACTCGATCTTAAAGAGTATGAAGTGTTGAAGAATTTGTAGTTCTAGTGCTTATTACATAGAGTAAAACATGTTCAATAGTCTATATAAGTTGCGATATAACTCAGAGAATAGCTGAAGAAAATACCAAGAAGAAAAAACTCAAGAAGAATGAGTAGACTATAAGTCATTGTTAAGCTTCACTAGATATTGTTGCATCAGTCGATCCATGATATTTGTTTTGCTGCGGATAAGGAAGAATGTATCTTCTGTTTAATGGAAACCAGGAGGGAGTGTGCCATTGATGAAGGACGAGAACATGGTCAATGCACGGCCAGGTTGATAGCTTGGCACGAGATGTCCTGCTCCTCTGACCGTCACAAATGTTAAGTTCTGGTATTCTACTGCGTAACCACCAACCTGGAGATATGAAATACTTGATTCATATTCATACTGGAAATTAAGAAATTGTAGGGTTTGAAGATCTTATAATGACAACATCGTTGATTACCTCCCCATTGAAGAACCATGGGTACCATGCCGTTTTAATTGGtgttttgattttgttgatAGCATATCTACTTGTCGTTACAGACAAAATATGATCTACGTCTCCActggaaaagaagaagaagaggggCTTCAtctgaaaatgatatatatttcgGGATTGCGAAAGTTTACATTATTAGTTTTATGGTGACTGATTCCAGCTTGTTTGATTTTACTTACCTATAAATCCAAACTCTGATGCCACTTTGCATGAGTTCTTGGAAGATTGGTAGAACAGTATTCGGGGAGTCTTGCCAATAGCCGCCTATGTCATCACTGCACAAGTGAGGATTGAAGCAAGTGATCAAATTAATCGGAAAAAGGATCAGCAATTTCAATTTGAAGAATTAAATTGTTGTAAAAAAATCACAGAATCTACCTACCTGCAAGACTCCCAGGAATGGGGTATATCTCTGACTTTAAGTGCCTTTTGCACTTCAGCAGTGTTGAGGTAATTCTCTACGTAATCAGCTGAGCATGGATCAAATCCATCTATCTGTTATGATACAAAAACGAAAAAGTTATGCTATAGATAATTGCTTGTAAATTTGGGCGTAGAATGCCGGTGAGCATGgtcttttattttacttttgccTTGAATTGTGACACTTAAGATGttgaattatttgaatttttaaccaaactaagccattatataaaataatttaccaaagtaatacatttttttaaaattttacaaaactagtacaAAACGTATTTcatggtaacgttttagggtatatttttttttaaaaaaaaactaacaacattaggttgatatacgttactgtaagtaacgttttactcctaaaacgttattttcagtaacgttttactcctaaaacattactatgagtaacgttttaggagtaaaatgttactgtgagtaacgttttactcctaaaacgttactgtgtgtaacgtatatcaatctgacccatcaacttttaaaaaataaaatatatcctaaaacattactgtggaatacgtttatactagttttgtaaaattttaaaaaaacatattattttggtgaatgactttatataatgacttagtttggttaaaacctcGAATTATTTAGATTGGTATAAACACAGGGAACAAGTCATGAGTTAACCAATGGAACTTACAGGAAGGGAAGTATAGGAAGAGGAGTTGCAGAGTTGGGAATATGTgttataactatatatattgcCTTGACATGAATCTGCTTCACTTGTGTACTTGTCACAAGCTTCTGAGGTAGACGTTTCTGTCGAGAAGTTGCAATTCTTGACAATTCCATCATGGACTTCATCTGATATTAGTGCGTGTGTCCAATAAAAGTCGTATGAACCACTATTCCATGTTTCATCGTCAAGGAGGGCATTTCCAGTCTGAAAATCATGTCATATGCAAATAAGATAACATTAGTGGCCTAGTCAGTATTAAAAGAAGATAAATATCATTTGAACAAGTTTAATTAGCTTACAGCTATTCCTTGCAAGTTGATGACAAGGTTGTGTTTTGTTTTCTTCTGAGATAAGATCAATTGAGCAAGTTGAGGTACATAGTGACCAGCATAACTCTCCCCAATAATGTAGAAATAGCGATTTTTATATTCTGAGAATCTTTCCATCCAATTGACGAGAAATGTGAAACTGTCTTGTCTAGTTTTTTCGTCACCAGTGGTATAATCTGATGATGTATTAGAATAAGAGAATCCAACACCAGCTGGTGATTCTAAAAACAGGACATTTGCCACTGCATAATCATAGTCACAAAAATGACATTGTTATTTATAGATTTCTGATTTGTTTTTTCTTCCTGTACTGATGATAGATTTTGCTATGAAGTACCTTTGTTCCAGGCAAATGGGTTGAGCCACAATGTTTTTCCGTCTTCATTGACGCGGAATGGTCCAAGTTCCGCCATCCCTCCATTCCCGAATGAAGAGCAACCAGGTCCTATCAAATTCATCCAAAAGTaccttttaaaatttgtgatttttaaCATATCAATATGACAAGTTGATTTGTATGTGTATTTACCTCCATTTAGCCACAAAACAAGAGGCTTGGTAGAAGGGTCATTAGATGATTCTGCAAAGTAATAGAACAAAGCTCTACCAGCATTAGCATCAACAGTTACATATCCTGAATATTGTGCAAAATTGATGCCTTTTGGTTGCCCTGGCAATGCCGAGATCTTGTCATTTTTCTTTGATCCTACCTGTGGCACTATGAATTTTGACACTGATATCTGTTTATCAGCAACAGCTAGGCCTTGACTCATAacatttcttgtttttgttcgCCGAGCCTTGAGAAATTCACGTAGAACATCTGCTTCCCCTGCGTAACATTGTTGGGCACTTATGTAGCACAAAATTAGAAATAGAGGTAAAACCGAGGAAATGTTCATTCTCTTCCTTCCCAATTCAATGGAACAAGAAATGATGAGTGATCGTTATTATATTGCCTATGCAAAACGTTGAGAAGGTCATCAGATATATTTTCTTGTACTAAAATTTGACTAACATCTTTTGTCATGTGTTCTCTTTGGTTA is part of the Solanum lycopersicum chromosome 1, SLM_r2.1 genome and harbors:
- the LOC138340775 gene encoding serine carboxypeptidase 1-like codes for the protein MNISSVLPLFLILCYISAQQCYAGEADVLREFLKARRTKTRNVMSQGLAVADKQISVSKFIVPQVGSKKNDKISALPGQPKGINFAQYSGYVTVDANAGRALFYYFAESSNDPSTKPLVLWLNGGPGCSSFGNGGMAELGPFRVNEDGKTLWLNPFAWNKVANVLFLESPAGVGFSYSNTSSDYTTGDEKTRQDSFTFLVNWMERFSEYKNRYFYIIGESYAGHYVPQLAQLILSQKKTKHNLVINLQGIATGNALLDDETWNSGSYDFYWTHALISDEVHDGIVKNCNFSTETSTSEACDKYTSEADSCQGNIYSYNTYSQLCNSSSYTSLPIDGFDPCSADYVENYLNTAEVQKALKVRDIPHSWESCSDDIGGYWQDSPNTVLPIFQELMQSGIRVWIYSGDVDHILSVTTSRYAINKIKTPIKTAWYPWFFNGEVGGYAVEYQNLTFVTVRGAGHLVPSYQPGRALTMFSSFINGTLPPGFH
- the LOC101262672 gene encoding serine carboxypeptidase 1-like, encoding MNISSVLSVILILCYLSARQCYAGEVDVLREFLKARRTKTTNVISQGVAVAEKQRSVSEFIVPQVGSKENDKISALPGQPSGINFAQYSGYVTVNADSGRALFYYLAESSNDPATKPLVLWLNGGPGCSSFGNGGMVELGPFRVNKDGKTLWLNQFAWNNVANVLFLESPAGVGFSYSNTSSDYTSGDEKTKRDSFTFLVNWMERFPEYKNRDFYIVGESYAGHYVPQLAQLILSHKKSEPNLVINLQGIATGNALLDDETSNSGSYDFYWSHALISDEVHEGIIKNCNFSTETTISEACDEFTSEADSCQANLYDYNTYSQLCNSSAYTSLPIDGFDPCSADYVFNYLNTAEVQKALNVRDIPQSWESCSGISWEDSPHTVLPIFQELMQSGIRVWIYSGDIDHILPVTTSRYAIDKIKTPIKTAWYPWFFQGEVGGYAVEYQNLTFVTVRGAGHFVPSYQPGRALTMFSSFINGTLPPRFN